One window of the Balaenoptera ricei isolate mBalRic1 chromosome X, mBalRic1.hap2, whole genome shotgun sequence genome contains the following:
- the LOC132357477 gene encoding heat shock factor-binding protein 1-like, with amino-acid sequence MAEPEPKTVQDLTLVVQTLLQQMQDKLQIMSDQIIGRIDDMSSRIDDLEKNITDLMTQAGVEKLDGENKIPATQKS; translated from the coding sequence ATGGCAGAGCCAGAACCCAAGACCGTGCAAGATCTCACCTTGGTGGTGCAGACACTCCTGCAACAGATGCAAGATAAACTTCAGATCATGTCCGACCAGATCATTGGAAGAATTGATGACATGAGCAGTCGCATTGATGACCTAGAGAAAAACATCACAGACCTCATGACACAGGCCGGGGTGGAAAAGCTGGACGGGGAAAACAAGATCCCTGCCACACAGAAGAGTTGA